One genomic segment of Amycolatopsis sp. WQ 127309 includes these proteins:
- a CDS encoding condensation domain-containing protein, which yields MVNTEGKRANVAEAETVLAEIWERILRVEKVGPDDDFFSLGGDSLLALKVIGEAEQAGLGLSLIDLFRNPTPRGACSALRTPEAGGSPAADLLSPLDRARVPDGAEDVYPAARLQLGLIFEGLVSQGAAYLDVVARTVTRPLDPAVLTTALARLSARHPVLRTRFDLTTFSEPMQVVEAEAAIPLAVSDWTGLGEASRTSRYEEVMGELALPFDVERPPLLRVHAAAAGADSFVLAYSFHHAILDGWSEAVFFNELVRTYAGLLDGVPPELPVPARYREFVRLEREAAADPEAVRFAEGLRDTLPPAPASSDAPPVHRKVSAKIPSGDAARLEELSAAWGVPLKSLLLAVNCAAVGVVRRTDDPVVGLLLNGRPEQVGADVTLGLFLNQLPVRPGVPDGDWRAAARRCLAAENELLAHRRFPHSAVRKLLAGDPFEVMFNYVHFHPRDELLAAGLVTEEEDMRDHTSLPIRVEALNDAGLSVHVTADTRRFGIDFPERLVAELVKAIGELASTAV from the coding sequence GTGGTGAACACGGAAGGGAAGCGGGCGAACGTGGCCGAGGCGGAGACGGTACTGGCCGAGATCTGGGAACGGATCCTGCGGGTGGAGAAGGTGGGACCGGACGACGACTTCTTCTCGCTCGGCGGCGACTCCCTGCTCGCGCTCAAGGTGATCGGCGAAGCCGAGCAAGCGGGACTGGGCCTGTCCCTGATCGATCTGTTCCGGAACCCGACGCCGAGGGGCGCGTGTTCGGCCCTGCGGACACCCGAAGCGGGCGGCAGCCCGGCCGCGGACCTGCTTTCGCCGCTCGACCGGGCCAGAGTCCCAGACGGCGCCGAGGACGTCTATCCGGCGGCCCGGTTGCAGCTGGGGCTCATCTTCGAGGGACTGGTCAGCCAGGGCGCGGCGTACCTGGACGTGGTGGCGCGGACCGTGACCCGGCCGCTGGACCCGGCCGTTCTGACCACCGCGCTTGCCCGCCTGTCCGCCCGGCACCCGGTGCTGCGGACCAGGTTCGACCTGACGACGTTCAGCGAGCCCATGCAGGTCGTCGAAGCCGAGGCGGCGATCCCGCTCGCTGTCTCCGACTGGACTGGACTCGGCGAGGCGTCGCGCACGTCGCGGTACGAAGAGGTCATGGGTGAGCTCGCGCTCCCGTTCGACGTGGAGCGGCCCCCGCTGCTGAGGGTCCACGCGGCGGCGGCCGGCGCGGATTCCTTCGTCCTGGCCTATTCGTTCCACCACGCGATCCTCGACGGCTGGAGCGAGGCGGTGTTCTTCAACGAGCTGGTGCGGACCTACGCCGGCCTTCTCGACGGCGTGCCGCCGGAACTGCCCGTCCCGGCCCGGTACCGCGAGTTCGTCCGGCTGGAACGGGAAGCGGCGGCCGATCCCGAGGCGGTCCGGTTCGCCGAGGGGCTGCGAGACACACTGCCGCCGGCACCAGCCTCGAGCGACGCGCCGCCGGTGCACCGCAAGGTGAGCGCGAAGATCCCATCGGGTGACGCCGCCCGGCTCGAGGAACTGTCGGCGGCCTGGGGCGTGCCGTTGAAGAGCCTGCTGCTGGCCGTGAACTGTGCAGCGGTCGGCGTCGTACGGCGCACGGACGACCCCGTGGTGGGCCTGCTCCTCAACGGCCGTCCCGAACAGGTGGGCGCGGACGTGACGCTCGGGCTGTTCCTCAACCAGCTCCCCGTGCGCCCGGGCGTCCCGGACGGCGACTGGCGCGCGGCAGCCCGCCGGTGTCTCGCCGCGGAGAACGAGTTGCTGGCCCACCGCCGGTTCCCGCATTCGGCGGTGCGCAAACTGCTGGCGGGCGACCCGTTCGAGGTGATGTTCAACTACGTTCACTTCCACCCGCGCGACGAACTGCTGGCCGCCGGGCTGGTCACCGAGGAAGAGGACATGCGTGACCACACGAGTCTGCCGATCCGCGTGGAGGCCCTGAACGACGCCGGGTTGAGCGTGCACGTCACGGCCGACACCCGCCGCTTCGGCATCGACTTCCCGGAGCGGCTGGTGGCGGAGCTGGTGAAGGCGATCGGAGAGCTGGCGTCGACCGCGGTTTGA
- a CDS encoding acetyl-CoA carboxylase biotin carboxylase subunit family protein — MKPTLVVVYDDGAAHPGDIAVGLGDWARCVFVVPPNAHTREMEPLLARFGTVLVAEAAPEAAVQLARHHPGGIVTYAERGLAMAGELAGLLGLPFHDEATLARLTDKWHQREALRAAGVDAVRCRRIETAADWPEAVAETGLPAVLKPAHGGGSRNTFPVPDEETGRRLVRQLLGESAPGLLTGGTLVLEEYLPGRDCGPFGDYVSVDSVVQGGEITDLSVTGKFPMVPPFRETGRFWPSPLDPGETAEVRALAGAAVTAVGVRMGLTHTEIKLTPDGPRVIEVNGRLGGGINELAGRAFGLSLVEVAGRIALGERVEVPGFYTGRAYFQLCHPAPRREVTVREIEGAETVRDIPGVTLYRPYARPETPYPGGVQTLELDIVMGETADVAGLAPIIAKVDAALRYRFEFAEGDRHTVAATELGAW, encoded by the coding sequence ATGAAACCCACTTTGGTGGTCGTGTACGACGACGGCGCGGCCCATCCCGGCGACATCGCCGTCGGGCTGGGGGACTGGGCCCGCTGCGTCTTCGTCGTACCCCCGAACGCGCACACCCGCGAGATGGAACCGCTGCTCGCGCGGTTCGGCACGGTCCTGGTCGCCGAGGCGGCGCCCGAAGCCGCCGTCCAGCTGGCCCGGCACCACCCCGGCGGGATCGTCACCTACGCCGAGCGCGGCCTCGCCATGGCGGGGGAACTGGCCGGGCTGCTGGGGCTGCCCTTCCACGACGAGGCGACTTTGGCGCGCCTGACGGACAAGTGGCACCAGCGGGAAGCCTTGCGGGCGGCCGGTGTGGACGCGGTGCGGTGCCGCCGCATCGAGACCGCGGCCGACTGGCCGGAGGCGGTCGCCGAGACCGGGCTGCCGGCGGTGCTGAAGCCGGCGCACGGCGGGGGCAGCCGCAACACCTTCCCGGTCCCGGATGAGGAAACCGGCCGACGGCTCGTCCGGCAGCTGCTCGGGGAGTCCGCGCCCGGACTGCTCACCGGCGGCACGCTCGTGCTGGAGGAGTACCTCCCCGGGCGGGACTGCGGGCCGTTCGGCGACTACGTGTCGGTCGACAGCGTCGTCCAAGGCGGCGAGATCACGGACCTGTCGGTGACCGGCAAGTTCCCGATGGTCCCGCCGTTCCGGGAGACCGGGCGGTTCTGGCCTTCGCCGCTCGATCCCGGCGAAACGGCCGAGGTGCGGGCACTGGCCGGGGCGGCGGTCACCGCGGTCGGCGTCCGGATGGGCCTCACCCACACCGAGATCAAGCTGACCCCGGACGGGCCGCGGGTGATCGAGGTCAACGGCCGGCTCGGCGGCGGGATCAACGAACTGGCCGGCCGGGCCTTCGGGCTCAGCCTCGTCGAGGTCGCCGGGCGGATCGCGCTCGGCGAGCGGGTCGAGGTGCCCGGGTTCTACACCGGGCGCGCGTACTTCCAGCTGTGCCACCCGGCTCCCCGCCGGGAGGTGACGGTGCGGGAGATCGAGGGCGCCGAGACCGTGCGGGACATCCCGGGCGTGACGCTGTACCGGCCGTACGCCAGGCCGGAGACTCCCTACCCCGGCGGGGTGCAGACCCTGGAGCTGGACATCGTGATGGGGGAGACGGCCGACGTGGCCGGGTTGGCACCGATCATCGCGAAGGTGGATGCGGCGCTGCGGTACCGGTTCGAGTTCGCGGAAGGGGACCGGCACACCGTGGCGGCGACGGAACTGGGGGCGTGGTGA
- a CDS encoding thioesterase II family protein — protein sequence MNRQRLCPELWQLGDTGPAGAARTFVFAPFGGGSAYAVAEWAGELVRPGEAAVALQYPGRGPRHLEPNATDLPRLAGQCAAAIHDCCPGPLVLVGHSLGGVLCYEIALALDDLGADVELLAASAARAPDDQRLDAGTVLAMSRDDWLAEVASGGHLAVSDAELADVADLMIPVLRADYLLLARYAPAGWRPVRAGLLALGGRDDPWVTPAHLAGWSRWTTGPFGSLMLDGGHFYYRDRLDAFGRAIRERLTPARNHLAGAERTR from the coding sequence GTGAACCGGCAGCGGCTGTGCCCCGAGCTGTGGCAGCTGGGGGACACGGGGCCGGCCGGGGCCGCGCGGACGTTCGTGTTCGCTCCCTTCGGCGGCGGCAGCGCCTACGCCGTCGCCGAGTGGGCTGGAGAACTGGTGCGGCCGGGGGAAGCCGCGGTCGCCCTGCAGTACCCGGGCCGCGGGCCACGCCACCTCGAACCGAACGCCACCGACCTGCCCCGGCTGGCCGGGCAGTGCGCGGCGGCGATCCACGATTGCTGCCCGGGTCCCCTCGTCCTGGTCGGGCACAGCCTGGGCGGGGTGCTCTGCTACGAGATCGCGCTCGCGCTCGACGACCTCGGCGCGGACGTCGAGCTGCTCGCCGCGTCCGCGGCCCGGGCGCCGGACGACCAGCGGCTCGACGCCGGCACGGTGCTCGCGATGAGCCGGGACGACTGGCTCGCCGAGGTCGCCTCGGGCGGGCACCTCGCCGTGTCGGACGCGGAGCTGGCCGACGTCGCGGACCTGATGATCCCGGTGCTGCGCGCGGACTACCTGCTCCTCGCCCGCTACGCCCCGGCCGGGTGGCGCCCGGTCCGGGCCGGGCTGCTGGCGCTCGGCGGCCGGGACGACCCGTGGGTCACCCCGGCGCACCTGGCCGGCTGGAGCCGGTGGACCACCGGCCCGTTCGGCTCCCTGATGCTCGACGGAGGCCACTTCTACTACCGCGACCGGCTCGACGCGTTCGGCCGGGCGATCCGTGAACGGCTGACACCGGCCCGCAACCACCTCGCCGGTGCGGAGAGGACCCGATGA
- a CDS encoding MbtH family NRPS accessory protein, whose amino-acid sequence MDYVIVVDAEDRHSLLPVSTPVPPGWRAAGFRGSRQDCLDRISEVWKDIRPASIRREPERR is encoded by the coding sequence ATGGACTACGTGATCGTGGTCGACGCCGAAGACCGCCATTCGCTCTTGCCGGTGTCGACGCCGGTGCCGCCGGGCTGGCGGGCGGCCGGCTTCCGCGGCAGCAGACAGGACTGCCTCGACCGGATTTCCGAGGTGTGGAAAGACATCCGCCCGGCAAGCATCCGGCGCGAACCGGAGCGGAGGTGA
- a CDS encoding non-ribosomal peptide synthetase, translated as MPGPSDPLRRVPTGAHAFAAAAANAGDRPALRQDAAVLGYPELAGAAGAAADWLRARGVGRGDVVATLLDRSHRSMIAVLAAWAVGAAYVHIETTDPDPRIAALLATTGARAVFTDDRNLARLPSAAPPATVVDETASAPYRVAPGVAPGDVAYLVCTSGSTGVPKAVVVTHRAVLNYTAAFFERVAATGLASFGLTTTFAADLGKVSVYGALLSGARLDVYSRDTTLDPRALAADLRDHPADCLTYTPSQLEVLAAEGDLAALLPRTLLVVAGEAFPPRLARAIFAVRPDLEVHNGYGPSEATILATTHRVRPQDADLPRVPVGTPLAGVRARVLDGDGGPLAPGEAGVLYLGGDCLADGYLGEPELTAAKFVELGDGTYYCTDDVVVAGPGGELDYLGRADRQLKVRGNRVEPGEVEAALLARPGIRQAVVTGEEPVAGGPVELVAYVTGAGDPAELSRALREVLPSALVPSRVHFVDTIPVNLNGKTDFAALRSAAGRTARATVAGDPPRSATERLVLDAWADVLGRPGIGRAERFLEIGGDSFKALTVFARLRRSYPDLVITQLYQHATAAELAAALDGGAAPVAEPAVSVVEL; from the coding sequence ATGCCCGGCCCGTCCGACCCGCTGCGCCGGGTCCCGACCGGAGCGCACGCGTTCGCGGCGGCCGCCGCGAACGCCGGCGACCGTCCCGCACTGCGGCAGGACGCCGCGGTCCTCGGTTACCCGGAGCTGGCCGGCGCCGCCGGCGCCGCCGCCGACTGGTTGCGCGCGCGGGGAGTCGGCCGCGGTGACGTGGTCGCCACCCTGCTCGACCGGTCCCACCGCTCGATGATCGCCGTGCTGGCGGCCTGGGCGGTCGGGGCGGCGTACGTGCACATCGAGACGACCGACCCGGACCCGCGGATCGCGGCACTGCTGGCCACGACCGGAGCGCGGGCGGTCTTCACCGACGACCGCAACCTCGCCCGGCTGCCGTCCGCAGCGCCCCCGGCGACCGTCGTCGACGAGACCGCGTCGGCGCCCTACCGCGTCGCGCCCGGGGTGGCACCCGGCGACGTCGCCTACCTGGTGTGCACCTCGGGGTCCACGGGGGTGCCGAAAGCGGTCGTCGTCACCCACCGGGCGGTGCTGAACTACACGGCGGCCTTCTTCGAGCGGGTGGCCGCCACCGGCCTCGCGAGTTTCGGCCTCACCACGACGTTCGCGGCCGACCTCGGCAAGGTGTCGGTCTACGGCGCGCTGCTCTCCGGCGCACGGCTCGACGTCTACAGCCGCGACACCACGCTCGATCCACGCGCGCTCGCCGCCGACCTCCGCGACCACCCGGCCGACTGCCTCACCTACACCCCGTCCCAGCTGGAGGTGCTGGCCGCGGAGGGCGACCTGGCCGCGCTGCTGCCCCGGACCCTGCTCGTCGTGGCGGGGGAGGCCTTCCCGCCCCGGCTGGCCCGGGCGATCTTCGCCGTCCGGCCCGACCTGGAGGTGCACAACGGTTACGGGCCTTCGGAAGCGACGATCCTCGCGACGACGCACCGGGTCCGCCCGCAGGACGCCGACCTGCCCCGGGTGCCGGTCGGCACGCCGCTGGCGGGCGTGCGGGCGCGGGTGCTCGACGGGGACGGCGGTCCGCTCGCCCCCGGCGAGGCGGGCGTGCTGTACCTCGGCGGCGACTGCCTCGCCGACGGCTACCTCGGTGAACCCGAGCTGACCGCGGCGAAGTTCGTCGAGCTCGGTGACGGGACGTACTACTGCACCGACGACGTCGTCGTCGCCGGCCCCGGTGGCGAACTCGACTACCTCGGCCGGGCGGACCGCCAGCTCAAGGTGCGTGGCAACCGGGTCGAGCCGGGGGAGGTCGAGGCCGCGCTGCTGGCCCGGCCCGGCATCCGCCAGGCGGTGGTGACCGGTGAAGAGCCGGTGGCCGGCGGTCCGGTGGAGCTCGTCGCCTACGTCACCGGAGCCGGTGACCCGGCCGAGCTCAGCCGCGCGCTGCGCGAGGTCCTGCCGTCCGCGCTCGTGCCCAGCCGGGTGCACTTCGTCGACACGATCCCGGTGAACCTCAACGGCAAGACCGACTTCGCCGCGCTGCGGAGTGCGGCCGGCCGGACCGCCCGGGCGACGGTCGCCGGCGACCCCCCGCGGTCGGCCACCGAGCGGCTCGTGCTGGACGCCTGGGCGGACGTGCTCGGCCGGCCGGGAATCGGCCGCGCGGAACGGTTCCTGGAGATCGGCGGCGACTCCTTCAAGGCACTGACCGTCTTCGCCCGCCTGCGACGGTCCTATCCGGACCTGGTGATCACGCAGCTCTACCAGCACGCCACGGCCGCCGAGCTGGCGGCCGCGCTCGACGGCGGGGCCGCCCCCGTGGCCGAGCCCGCCGTCAGCGTCGTCGAGCTCTGA
- a CDS encoding acyl carrier protein encodes MPETTTDLAPELARLVATVTDVPAAEITPDRRFAELPGWSSHTALRLFTAVEDAFGVRLVLKTYLATESVGALAELTAAAHRSGLSR; translated from the coding sequence ATGCCTGAAACCACCACGGACCTCGCACCCGAACTGGCCCGGCTGGTCGCCACGGTGACCGACGTGCCGGCTGCCGAGATCACGCCGGACCGGCGCTTCGCCGAGCTGCCGGGCTGGAGCAGCCACACCGCCCTGCGCCTGTTCACCGCGGTGGAGGACGCCTTCGGGGTCCGGCTGGTCCTCAAGACCTACCTGGCCACGGAATCGGTGGGCGCGCTCGCCGAGCTCACCGCCGCCGCTCACCGCTCCGGTCTGAGCCGATGA